Genomic window (Marinobacter fonticola):
CCGCCGTCCAGGAAGCGCCAACGGATTCTGAGCGAGGTGCCCGAGTGGCGGCTGCCATCCAGAGTGATCCTGATGAATTACTGGCCGAGTGTGAGGAACACATGGCCTATGCTGGCAATAACTTCATCCCGTTCATGCTGCAACCCTACCGCCCGTTACGCCCCCTGTTATTCAATTGCCTTGAACTACTGGATCTGGCGGCAACCAGCCACGATCAATCCTTGATTGAGGCGATTGCGGCTCTGAAAAAGCACCGGCACAGCCGTAAGGAATGCCTTGTGCTCAGCACTCAACCCGTCGACGTGTCCTGGCTACCGGAGCGTTGGCGCCGTTTGGTATTGGGGGCGGGGCCAAGCCAGCTACCGCCCGGCATGGTCTACCGGAAGTATTTCGAGCTGGGCGTACTGACACAGGTGAAGCGTGAACTGATTTCCGGCGATCTCGCGGTCGCGAACAGCGACCAATACAGTGACTACCGCGATCAGCTGGTGGATTGGAGTGTCTATGATGCCCAGATAGCGGACTACAGCGCGATGATTGATATCGAATCCGACCCCGCCGCTTTTGTGGCACAAGCCCACTCCCGGTTGAGCGAAACGGCCGACCGCATTGACCATGGCTTCCCAGAGAATGAATACGCCGTCTTCCATGGTGAAGATCTGGTGATACGGAAGCACCGTCGTAGAGCGCCTCCGGATGGGTTAGCTGAGATTGATAAGCAGTTATCCCAGAATTTGCCCGAAAAGAATATTCTCGACATCCTGGTGGAAGCCGAAAAATGGCTGGGCCTCCACAAACGCTTTGGGCCACTTTCCGGATTTGAGGGCAAGCTCGATGACCCCCGTACCCGCTTTGTTTCGACCTTATTTTGCTATGGCTGCAATCTCGGGCCAACTCAGACCGCGCGATCCATCACGACCCTTAATCGCCGGCAGGTGTCCTGGCTCAACCTGCGGCACGTCACCGAAGAGCGCCTGGAGCAGGCGATTGTACAGGTTATCAATGCCTACAACCGCTACCGGCTGCCGCGACACTGGGGAACCGGCCAGCGGGCCGCCGCCGATGGCACAAAATGGAACCTGTACGAACAGAACCTGCTATCGGAATACCACATACGGTACGGTGGCTATGGCGGGGTGGGCTACTACCACGTCTCGGACAAATACATCGCGCTGTTCAGCCACTTCATTCCTTGCGGCGTTTATGAGGCCATTTATATCCTTGATGGGCTGATCAAAAACGACTCCGATATCCAGCCTGACAGCCTGCATGGCGATACCCAGGCGCAAAGTGCGCCCGTCTTCGGGTTGGCTTATCTGCTGGGTATCAACCTCATGCCCCGAATCCGAAATCTGAAGCAACTGGTGTTCTACAAGCCCGATAAACGCCAGCAGTATGAGCACATCAATGCCTTGTTCAGCGAAACCGTCAACTGGAAACTGATTGAAACCCATGTACCCGACATGCTCCGGGTAGCGCTATCGATCAAGGCTGGCAAGATCGCACCCTCCACGATACTGCGGCGCTTGGGTACCGCAAGCCTCAAGAACAAACTCTACTTTGCTTTCCGGGAACTGGGGAGGGTTGTTCGGACGACCTTTCTTTTGGATTACATTGGCAACGTGGAGTTGCGGCGAACCATTCATGCGGAAACGAACAAAACGGAAGAATTCAACCAGTTCGTGAAATGGCTATTCTTCGGCGGCGAGGGGGTGATCGCCGAGAATATCCGCCACGAGCAACGGAAAGTGATCAAATATAACCATTTGGTGGCCAACCTGGTCATTCTTCACAATGTGGAGTCGATGACGTTGACTCTTAAAGCTCTCAAGGATCAAGGTCATCATATAGATCACGATATTCTCAAAGGGTTGGCCCCATACCGCACGGACCATATCAATCGATTCGGCGATTATACGCTTGATTTTGATCGGCAGGTTTCACCCATGAGCTACAATACAAAAATAATTTAAATCCAATAGGTTAGTGCACTTTCTGGAGGATTTCGTCAGAATCGTTGCCGACCCTCAGGCGATGGATATGTCCATGCCGCTGACGGTCGGCGCCCTGCTCTCGGCCTCGGCCTTCGGTAGTCACGCCTGTTTCTTCAGTGACTCGACGGTGCTGACCTCCACCGGCTCGGGCTGTACGCCGATGCAGCATGCGTTGACGCAGATCCCCTATGCCTTGATCGGAGCGACGCTGGCGTTCGTGTCATTCATTATCATGGGGTATGCGATTGCCTAGGGCGTGCTGAACTGGAAAAGCCGGGTCAGGTTCTGTGCCTTGCCCGGCTTTTTTATGGAATGGAGCTAGAATGATTACCAGGGATCGGACCGGGCACCTGCGGTGCCTCAGAAGCTGAAGAGGGTGTTGCAAAACTACTGCGCTCGGCCATGCGGCGTTGAAAATCCACTCAAAATGCTCATTTACTACTAGTAAACTGCGCTTTTTCGCGGATTTCCGCCTTGCCTGGCCTTCGCTCGCGACGTTTTGCAACACCCTCTAAAGCTTCTGCTACATACTCGAGTTGAATGTAGCCGATCTCGAGTTGAATGTAGCCGATGCTTCAGCTTCGGAGGGCCCACAAGGGCCCCATGGAGTCGGACTTGAATATAAATGGGACCCTACCGAACATTACCGCTCAACCTTCTGCAAAAGAAAATTGGCCATCCAGTGCGCCACTTGCAGCGAATCGGTGTGGGCCGAAGCCTCACCTAGCCCGGCCAACGCATGGTCCGTTGCCTCTGCTGGGATCGGATCATCGCGGCGTGCCTGGAGGAGTTCAGTTTCAAAATCCACATTGAATTCCGGATGCGCCTGCAGGGTCAGAATACGGTTATCGTACTGAAGCGCCGCGAAGGGACAGAACGACGAATAGGCAATGACTTCGGCCTGTTTCGGCTTTGTCAGCACCTGATCCTGATGCACGGCGTTCAGGGTAAATTGACCCCCGAGCGACGCCAGCTCCGGAATGTCCTTTTCCAGTTGAATGTTCTTTTCGAGTTGATAGGTGTGCAGGCCCACGCCCCAACCCGGCAGATATTTGTTGACGTCCGCGCCAAAGGCTTCGGCCACAATCTGGTGGCCAAAACAGATGCCGACGAGGGGGCGGCCCCTATCGTAGATTTCCAGGATCAGGTCTTTGAGACGTGCCATCCATGGCGTCTTCTCGTAAACATTGGACTTGGAGCCGGTGATGATCCAGGCATCACAGACAGCCCCGGAATCGGGGAAGACATCGTCGCGGACATCGTAAACGTCGTAGTCAAAATCGTACCCGGCCCGACCGAACAGCGCCATGAACATGTCCGCGTAGGACCCGTGGGTCTCTATCAGTTCCTCCGGGGTGATGCCGGTGGCGAGAATGCCAATCTTAAAACTCATCAGCTACTCCTGACACGCGGCCTCGCCGCGCGTTACCGAAAGGATTTCAGGCTTGAGGTTTCTGAGTCGGCCTGGATCAGAGCAAGCCCAGATAAGCCTCATACTCGATATCCGAGATCCGCTCGCTTAGCAGGCGGCGCTCCTGGCGCTTGGCTTCGGCGTAGACATGGACGAATTCCTCGCCCAGATAGGCTCGCAGAATCTCGCTCTCTTCAAATCGGTCAGTGGCTTCCAGCCATTCGCAGGGCAACGGGAATTCCGGGTTTTCCTCAGCGTAAGCATCGCCCTCGACCGGTGCTGACGGCTGGAGTTTATTTTCCATGCCATACAGCGCGCCGACCAACACGGTGGCCAGGACCAGATAGGGATTGGCATCGGCGCCAGCGACCCGGTGTTCGATACGCCGCGCGACGTTCGGGCTTTCCGGCACTCGCAAGGCAACGGTGCGGTTCTCATAACCCCAGCTGGCAAACGTCGGCGCGTAGGCCCCCGGCATAAAGCGGCGATAGGAATTCAGGTGCGGCGCAAAGGTGAGCATGCTTTCGGGCATCAGTTGCATCAAGCCAGCGATGGCATGGCGTAAGAGGTCGCTGCCCTCCTCCGTACCGTTGTCGAAAACGTTGTTGCCGTCTTTATCGATCAGGCTGAAATGCACATGGAAGCCATTGCCGCTCTCCTCGGCGTAGGGCTTGGCCATAAACGTCGCCGCGTAGCCGTGGCGACGGGAAACGCCACGAACCAGGCGCTTGAACAGGATGGATTGATCAGCGGCATTTAGCGGGTCAGCCACGTGATTGAGGTTAACCTCGAACTGCCCCGGACCCATTTCGGCAATGATGGTGTCCGCGCCGATACCCTGTGCCTCGCAAGCGGAGCGAACATCGGCGAAGAAGGCATCGAAGCCATCCATTTCCTCTACCGCGTAGCCTTCCGTGTTAGCCAGGCGCCGGCCTTTACCATCGGCCAGCGCAGGCGGTATGGGACGTTGTGTGCTCTCGGATTCCGCATCCATGAGATAGAACTCAAGCTCGGTCGCCATGACCGGCGTTAATCCGCGCTCGGCAAACTGGTCGACGATGCGTTTGAGGACCTGACGGGGGTCCGCCTCGAACGGCGTGCCGTCGGGATTGAACATCATGGCCAGCATCTGGTCCCGCGGTGCTTCGGACCAGGGCACCGGCGTTGGATTTTCCGCGACAGGCATACAGATGCCGTCACTGTCGCCGGTTTCGAACACCAGGCCATTCTCCAATACGTCTGCACCCCAGAAATCGAAGCCAACCACCGAGCGTGGCAATTTGAGCCCCTCTTTCATGGCTTTCTTCAGGCCGCTGGCAGGCAGGCGCTTGCCGCGCAGATTGCCGTTGAGGTCCGTGATGAAGAGGTCCAGGTCGCGGCTCTTGTCCTGATTGTTATTAATGGTCATACGCATCACTCTTGAATGCTTTTCGAAAATCAGACGCCCAAGATATCCCATTGCAGGCAGCGTGTATCTATCACCCAAGGGGTAGGAATCGGCCCATGTTCGCGTCATGGTTGAGCTGACCTACGGCGTGAGGAACATATCCGGGACGCTGGAGGGGTATCGACGCAGGGGTATTGAGGGAGGGCTATCGACGAAGGGGGGCAAGACAGGCTAATAATCTGCCTCGTTCGGAATCAGGCGGTGGTGCCGTGGCCGATACAATACGGGCGGCCTTCGCTATTGAGTGTGACGGCGCCTCTGACCTTGAATATGTCAGCAAGAAGAGATTCGGTGATCACTTGCCCCGGCGCACCGGCGGCTTTTACCTGCCCAGCGTCCAGCACCAGCACATGATCAGCAAATTGCGCGGCCTGGTTCAAATCGTGCAGAGACATGACGACCGTGAGGCTGCGGGCGCGATTGAGTTCTACCAGCAGTTCCAGCACTTCCAGTTGATAGCCCCAATCCAGATAGGTCGTGGGCTCGTCCAGCAACAGGATATCCGTCTGCTGGGCCAGCGCCATGGCAATCCAGGCCCGCTGTTGCTGCCCGCCTGACAGCGCGGCCACCGGTCGTTCGGAATATGCATCCACACCGGTCATCTGCATGGCCTGCTGACCCGCTTCACGATCGGCTCCGGTATCTCGCTGCCACCATTTGCGATGAGGGAACCGGCCCAGCGCGACCAGATCCTTCACCAGAATGCCCTCGGGCACGATGGGCTTTTGCGGCAACATGGCCAGCCGCAGCGCCAATTCGTTTCGGCTCCATGCGGACAGGGGTTGCCTCTCAAGTAGCACCTGTCCTTGGCGTGGCGCTATTAAGCCCGCGAGCCCCTTTAACAGGGTGCTTTTCCCGGAGCCGTTGGGGCCTACCAGGCAAGTGATTTCACCTGCCGGGATAGCCACTGACAACTCGCGCACAACATCCGTATGGCCGTATGCGAGGGTAAGTCGATCGGTGCTCAACATTGCAGACTTCCTGACGATTGCCGGGTCATGGCTGGCGCGATAACAGATAAAGAAAAAAGGGAACGCCCAGTGCCGCCGATACCACGCCAACGGGTAACTCATAGGGTGCGAAAACAGTCCGTCCCAGCGTATCGGCCAGGACAGCCAGCATGGCGCCAAGCGCCGTACACAGCAAAAACTGAACCCCCAGCCCTGAACCTGCCAAGCGTCGGCTGATATGGGGCACCAGTAACCCGATAAAACCAACCGGTCCCACAATGCCCACGGCGCTTGCGGCCATCAGCGCGGCCACCACCAGTGCGATGGCCCGCCATCGGTTCAGATGCAGCCCGAGGCTGCGTGCGTGCTCGTCTTCCAGTTGCATGGCGCTAAGCGGACGCAACAAAATCAGGACCCCGAGCAACCCTATCAAAGTCCAGGGAAGCAACGCCTCCAGGTGCGCCCAGGTCGTGCCATACAGGGAGCCGGCCAGCCATTGCGCTACCAGTTCGGTGTGCGCGTGCCCCCAGAATGCCAGACCGCCGGTGGTCAGCGCGTGTAGCATACCGGCCAATACCGCACCTGTCAGGGTTAGCTTCATTGGCGAGAGGCCGCCATGACGCAGGCTCAAGCCGTAAACGGCCAGTGCCGCGAGTAAACCACCCAGCATGGCGAGCAACGGCAGGTACTGAAGGGCAAAGGGAACGCCGGCGTAGGGATTATCGCCCGGCTGCAGCCAGTCGCCCACCACAAACGCGGCCACCGCCACCAGGCTGGCTCCACCGGAGATGCCTAAAATACCGGCTTCCGCCAGTGGGTTGCGGGTCAGTAGCTGCAACAGCCAGCCCGACACAGCGAAGTGAACACCGATGATTAAACCAATCAGGGCCCGGGGTAGCCGCAGGTCCACGACGACTCGCTGAACGTGGGTTGAGCCCTCCCCCGACAAGCCGGCCAGGACTTGCTGCAAGCTCAGGTCCGTGGCGCCAAACTGAAGACCCAGCCAGGGCGTCAGTACGATGAGCCCGCAGCCGAGCCACATCAGGACGCCTGTCCGCCGCAGTAGAGGGAGCTTCAGAGCGTCTCTGGCTTCAGCGGACATGGCCAGTCTCACGGGCGTTCAGTAAATAAAGCAGCCATGGCGCGCCAATCAGTGCCGTCAGCATACCCACGGGCAACTCCTGTGGAAAAGCAAGCTGCCGCGCCAGCATGTCCGCGGCCAGTAACAGTAACCCACCCAGCATCGCGCTGAGCGGTAGCCAATGCTGAAACTGGTCGCCAATCAGGTGCCGTGCAATATGGGGTGCGACCAGACCGATAAAGATCACCGGGCCGGTTACCGACACCAGCGCAGCCGCCATGATCAACGCCAGCATCAGAAACAGCAGTCGCCAACGACCGACCGCCAACCCCATGGACAGCGCCAGGTCGTCATCGAGTTGCAGCACCCGGAAAGGACGGCGCAAAACCAGTGCCCCCACCAGCGGCAGAACCAGCCACCCGGAAACGAGTTCGAGTTGCAACCAGCCCCGCCCCATCAGGCTGCCGGCTAACCAGTAGTAAAGCTCTGCGGCTTCGGAGCCGGACACCAGCAAGGTGCCCGTGGTGAGGGCCGTGCATAATGCGGTGATAGCAATGCCGGCCAGCACCACTCGCTCAGGCTGGAGCCGGCTGCGGCCGGCGATGAGAAATGTCAGCAGCCCGCCCAGAAGCCCGCCACACAGAGCAATGGCCGGCAGCCACAACGCGTCGGGGGTGAAAAAGGTCTGTGTGCCCACGACCCCAAATGCCGCGGCGGCAATGACCCCTGTCAGTCCGGGTGACGCGAGCGGATTGCGGGTCACGCCCTGCATAATGGCGCCAGCCGCGCCAAGAGCGGCCCCACCCAATAGGGCGAGTAGATTGCGAGGTAAGCGAAGCTCCAGCACGCTGACCCGCTCTATGACGCTCCCCTCGCCGTGCAGGATGCCCCAGAGCACGTCCGGGCCGGTCCACTGCCGGCCAATCATCAGCCCCATCAGAAACAGTGCGCCGAGCGCCAGCGTCGCCGCTCCATAGATATAGGCCATAGGGGTGCCGCTAGGTGCCCGCGTCATCGCGACGAGGTCTTGAGCGGCGTGTCATCCGGGAGAAGCAGGCGCTCTATGTCGTCGAGCACCAGAGACCGTGCTATGGGTCCGGCGCTCTCTTTCCAGTGCTGACCCACCTCAAATACCTGATCGTTCTTGACGGCCTGCAGATAAGGCCACACGGGGTTGACGGTGAAACCCCGCTGGCGATTACTCGGTAGCAACAAAATAACATCTGGATTCAGTGCCAAAAGCGCCTCGAGGCTGATGCGGTAACCCAGGGGAATACCCGACTCGGGATTAGGGGGTGACCCGCCCACGTTGTCGAAGTGCAGCCGCTCCAGCAATGATGCGGTGAGAAAGTGGTCGTAGTAGACGAAAGGCGTTTCGCCGCCGCTGGTGAGAATGGCCACTGTGCGGTTGCCGGGACTCCGGGCTGCAAGGCTGTCGAGACGGGCCTTGAAGCGCTGATTGATTTCGCGCGCCTGCTGCGGTCGCCCGAGCGCGTCGCCGGCCAGGGCCACAGCATCAAGACTGTCCTGCAGAGTAATGAGATCCATCGCGACCATGGGGGCGATGGCTTCAATCTGAGGGCCATCCTTTTCGGTATAGCGCCGAATGGCAAACACCAGATCCGGGGCAATGCGCGATAGTTGTTCCAGGTTAGGCTGATGACGAGGACCGAGACTGGGTATCTTCTCCATCTCGGGTCCCAGGTAGGCGGGTACCCCCTGCAAACCAAAAGTCGTAATCGCAACCGGCTGGCGGCCCAGGGCTACTGATACGTCGGCACCAAATGTCGATATGGCGGCCGGTCTGGTAGCCGGCTGCGCCAACTCAATGGTTTTACCCCGGTCATCGGTGAGGCTAACGGGGTGATTTTCCGCCTGGGTCATGGCAGGAATTAGGATAGTCATCCAGGTGAGGAATGCGGTGAATCCGCGTCTGAGTGCGGGACCTGTCTTAATGCGGAGTCTTGGTTTATCCACGTTAGTGGCGCCCGATAGCCTATTAAATGGGAATCATTAGTAATTGACGCGGTAGTCTAATGGGCTCGCAGGGGCGATTCAACCATTTCGCCCCTGCGAATGCGTTATCTTGATCAAGCCGGAGCCCACAGAGTGGCCCCGGCGCCGGTGGGAGGCCGGATCAGAAGTCGAGTTGCGCCTCCAGAATAAAGCTGCGGCCAGGCTGCGGGAGGCGGCCAACCGGGCTTACGTCCACACCGCGGAAATAGGCGTCGTCGTCCAGCAGGTTGTTCACCGCCAGAGCCAGGTTCAGGTTACGCCCGCTCCCCACGGCAATATCGCGGCCCAGACGGGTGTTGACCAAGTGGTAGGCAGGCAGTTCGCCAGCGCTGCCGTTGGCGGTTTCCTCTTCGGTATTGTCCGCGTCGCTGTAGCTGGTGCTGACGTACACCCAGTTCAAACTGGCAATCCACGCCTGGTAGGTATAAGCCGCGTCGGCACTGACTTTGTGTTCCGGGGCGTTGGGTAATTCGTTGCCGGCGTTGTCGCCGTTGAGCTGTTCCGTGTCGAGATAGGTATAGCCCAGCCCCAGCTCCAGGTTCGGATTCACTTGCCAGCGGTTATCCAGCTCGATGCCCTGGTGCCGTGTTTCACCCAAGTTCTCGAAGCGGCTATCGGTGCGGTTGAATTGAATCTGGTCTTCGTAGTCGATACGGAACAGGGTCACCGACGTCAGTAGCTCGGGGTTCAGCTGCATCCGGCCACCCAACTCGTAGTTCCAAGCTGTCTCGTTGGCCACGTCACCGTCCCGTGTTGTTTGAGCGATTTGCACGGGTACCAGGGAGCGCTGGCTATTGGCGAACAGGAAAAGGCGGTCCGTTGCCTGATAGCCAACCGTCAGTCCCGGCAACCATTCTTCGGTATCGTTCTTTTCCTTGTTGTCGTTCAGATTGTCACGAAAATCCATGTTCACATCTTCGTAGCGCAATCCGGGCGTGACTGTCAGCCGATCGTTGAGAAAGCGCATGGAGTCACTGACGTAAAGAGCCAGCGCCTGGGTGTCGAGATGCCAGTCCCTCGCGGTGGAGCGGGTATTGCTGGCAAATTCGACGCGGTTGACGTCGAAGTCGACATCTTCGGTCAGGTAACGTGCTCCGACGGTGATATCGTGCCGCCCCTTGCTGACCGCCAGGCGTGGCTCGGTACTGTAGACCCGGAAAAGTCTTGGGGAGTCGGCCCGGTGCGTCGAGGGCAGCCCCGGGTCGGCCCAATGACCGGTGCCGCTCAGATTCTGGCCGAAAAAGAACGTCCGATCCGCATCGTGGACGAAGTTGCGCCATTGGAACTCAACGTCCGGCGACGGCGTGTAGGTCCAGGTGAAGGTTGCGCGGGTCATGTCGGCTTCATAGGCATCATGCGGCCGCTGGCTCTGGGTGCGGTCTTCCTCGTAGGCTTGCGGCGTTAAAGCGCCAGGCAGTTCGGCATCGACATCGTAATACTGCAACTGGGTAGCGAGCTCATGCTCACTGTTCAGGTAGTAGCGGGCATCGACGATGAAATTGTCCACCTCGGTATCCGAATGGTCCCGGAACCCATCACCACGCTGGATATTGGCCTGGAATTGCAAATCGAGTTTGTCAGTGGCCGGGCCGCCCACGCGATAGTAGGTATCGGTGAAAATATTGCCGGTGTCTTCCGCGATGGTGACCCGCTCGCGCAACGTCTGGGACGTTTCAGCCGGAATGGGGCGCGTTACGAAGTTAACCACCCCACCGACGTTATTGGGGCCATAGTGTACGGCAGCCCCGCCCCGCACCACGTCTATAGCTTCCAGGCTGGGCAGAGTCACCGGGAACAGGGAAACACCCACATTGCTATAGGGGCCGATGGCGATAGGGTAACCGTCGGTCAGGATCTGCAGGCGCTCGCTGCGCAGAGGATTCAGGCCGCGGACCCCGATATTGGGCAGAATGCCTGTCCCGGTTTCGTCCAGCACCTGGACACCGGGCGTTGCCCGCAGGGCGTCTTCAAGATTGAGCGCCCCACGCTCGTGCAATTCTTCGTTATCGACCACGGTACGCGAGCCCGTGTAGGTTTTTTCGGATTCTTCCGTGGGCGCCCCTAACCAGTCCCCTGTCACGGTAAGGGTCGGCAGGACAAACTGCGTATCGCTGCTACCGGCAGCCGGACTCTGTGCCATGACCGGTGTGCTGATAAGAGCAGCTATTGAAACAGGTACGAGAGAGCTTGAGAGGGGGCGAAGAGACACCGGTCGGGACAGGTACCTGATGGTCGAGAAGAGCATGAAACCTCCATGATTAGCACTACTTGATTGTTTGCATTCTATTTAATGATCGCAAATTATAATGATATTAGTTCTCATTACAATCCAATCAGGCGATACGGAACCGGTTTCTTTCTCAGGTCATGGTTTCGCCCAGGAAGTACTCGACAGGAGGCGGGTGCATCAGAAAATCCTTATGGGAAATGTTCCAGGCATACGCGCCGGCATAGGTGAATATCACCAAGTCCCCTACGTCCAGAACGGGCACGTTAACGCCGCGGGCCAGCACATCTTTGGGGGTGCAGAGTTGGCCGACCAAGGTGACGGCCTGGTGATGAAGACCGGTTTGCGACTGTGCCGCAGGATCGGTCAAGGACATGGCTTCGAAGGGATGGTTGTGGGATTGGGCGGCAGGCGTTCGAAAGTGGTGGGTGCCTCCCCGGCAGACGGCGAAGGCTTCCCCCTGGCTGTGCTTGATATCCAGCACCTCCGTGACGTAATAGCCACAGGCCGCGGCGAGGAAGCGTCCGCACTCGAACCGGATACACCACTCGGGTGCGGCCTCTTTTTCCAGTAAGTCGGTCATTTTTCCGCAAAAATACGGCCAGTCGAATTGTTGGCCGGGCTCGACGTAGTTAATGCCGATGCCACCCCCCACATTGATCTGCTCGATCTGCAGACCGTAGTCCTTCTCCCAGTCTCTGACCCGTCGAAAGTACGCCTGCATCAACGCCAGATGGCGGTCCGGCTCCAGTTGATGGGACATAAGATGAAAGTGAAAACCTTTCAGCTTCAGGTACGCTGCGCTGCCCAGCATGGATAGCGCCTGCTGGAGCGTCTCTTCGTCCATGCCGAAGGGGGTTGGAACGCCCCCCATGGTCAAACGGGTGGTCGCCATTTCCGGCAGGTTCAGGTTAATTCGCAGTAGAATATTCTGGGTACGACGGGCTTTCTCCGTTATCGCCTTCAGGCGTTTCAGTTCCAACAGGCTTTCCACGTGAATCAGTTCGACCTCTGATTCGACAGCATGCTGAAGCTCTGAAACCAGCTTGCCGGGCCCGCCAAAGATGACCGGCACGTCGGGAAAATGGCGCTGCACCCACTGCAACTCGCCACCCGAGGCCACTTCCAGCCCATGGACCCATGGCGCCAGGGTTCGAAGCAATGGCAGCGCCGGGTTGGCTTTGGTGGCGTAAAACATTTCGCATTGCGGCGGCAGGCATTCGACCACCGCCTGCACGTGCTGACTCAGGCTGTCTAGATCGTATATGTAGGCGCAGAGAGGATCGCTGTGCTGGCGCTGCAATGCTTTGGCAGCCATGCGCACGCTATCCGGCACCCTGCCCTCCGATACTTTTGCCTCTGGCATGTTTCCGTTTGGCACGTTTCCCCCTGTTACTTTTTCCTCTGATACTGTCCCGTCCGGTATTTTCCTGTCCGCTAAGTTCGATTGCGCTGCCGTTTTCATGACGTGCTACCCCAGCCGTTGGCTGTATCTTCTGTTTCGGTGTCTTTAGTTTCGGTACCTTCAATGTCGGTGCCTTTAGTTTCGATACATTTACCCCCGACAGGGCCAAGGCGGATGTCCCGCGCCGGTGGCGCCGAAGTCAACGCGGCAAGCGGATTGGGCACCTGCACGTATTCGGAATCCCGGTCTGCCCGCTTGAGCAAACGGGTGATCAGATTGCTTTTGTTGGGAAGAGGCTCGCCCCGCAGTAGGCCGCCGATAACCCGGTGCGCCCAGGCGCTGTCACAACGATCCAGGTACCGTTCCAGATGGGCTCGCCAGACCCGCCACAGGTCCGTCTCCAGGTCCAGATCGTCCAGGGCGAGATAACTGACCGCCTGAAACAGGTTGTTGATCAGCAGGCAGTAGGCAATGCGCTTCCAACCTTTGTCGGCGCTGTAGTGAATCGAGGCCTGCACACGTTCGTCGAGCCCGGCGGGGAGGGGTTCGCTCCAGAGGCCGGCAACCAGCTTGGTGCCCTCGAGGTCGCGTACGAATACCTGGGCGGGCCAGCCGTTTTTCAATCCCACGACGACGTTCTGCAGGTGAGGTTCAAACACCACCCCGTGGATAAACAGGGCGTCGAGCACAGGCGGCATCAGCAGTTCCAGATAGCGCTCGAACCAGTCGATGGTCGCCTGACGCCGGTTGAGTCCGGCGGCGCGCGCGCAGGTA
Coding sequences:
- a CDS encoding glutamine amidotransferase-related protein; its protein translation is MSFKIGILATGITPEELIETHGSYADMFMALFGRAGYDFDYDVYDVRDDVFPDSGAVCDAWIITGSKSNVYEKTPWMARLKDLILEIYDRGRPLVGICFGHQIVAEAFGADVNKYLPGWGVGLHTYQLEKNIQLEKDIPELASLGGQFTLNAVHQDQVLTKPKQAEVIAYSSFCPFAALQYDNRILTLQAHPEFNVDFETELLQARRDDPIPAEATDHALAGLGEASAHTDSLQVAHWMANFLLQKVER
- a CDS encoding glutamine synthetase family protein, with translation MTINNNQDKSRDLDLFITDLNGNLRGKRLPASGLKKAMKEGLKLPRSVVGFDFWGADVLENGLVFETGDSDGICMPVAENPTPVPWSEAPRDQMLAMMFNPDGTPFEADPRQVLKRIVDQFAERGLTPVMATELEFYLMDAESESTQRPIPPALADGKGRRLANTEGYAVEEMDGFDAFFADVRSACEAQGIGADTIIAEMGPGQFEVNLNHVADPLNAADQSILFKRLVRGVSRRHGYAATFMAKPYAEESGNGFHVHFSLIDKDGNNVFDNGTEEGSDLLRHAIAGLMQLMPESMLTFAPHLNSYRRFMPGAYAPTFASWGYENRTVALRVPESPNVARRIEHRVAGADANPYLVLATVLVGALYGMENKLQPSAPVEGDAYAEENPEFPLPCEWLEATDRFEESEILRAYLGEEFVHVYAEAKRQERRLLSERISDIEYEAYLGLL
- a CDS encoding ABC transporter ATP-binding protein; this encodes MLSTDRLTLAYGHTDVVRELSVAIPAGEITCLVGPNGSGKSTLLKGLAGLIAPRQGQVLLERQPLSAWSRNELALRLAMLPQKPIVPEGILVKDLVALGRFPHRKWWQRDTGADREAGQQAMQMTGVDAYSERPVAALSGGQQQRAWIAMALAQQTDILLLDEPTTYLDWGYQLEVLELLVELNRARSLTVVMSLHDLNQAAQFADHVLVLDAGQVKAAGAPGQVITESLLADIFKVRGAVTLNSEGRPYCIGHGTTA
- a CDS encoding Na+/H+ antiporter NhaC family protein produces the protein MSMPLTVGALLSASAFGSHACFFSDSTVLTSTGSGCTPMQHALTQIPYALIGATLAFVSFIIMGYAIA
- a CDS encoding Tn3 family transposase, which codes for MSSLHETAYPRLKAEVSDQELAEIYTPSAQERSFARKHGRTPAARGALLILLKTVQRLGYFVHLIAVPQSITTHILACDDLSHLAASQLRVYDRNGGARQRMLDTVRQQVNIKAFTVEGKAIVRELAREAATTKQDLADIINVVIEELVRQRFELPGFSTLQRTARQARSTVNTGYFRTLNVGLTAHQKNEFDQLLQVPDDSPHTSWHKLKQEPKKPTNTEVKKYLQHLEWLQGWCQQLPAVDHIPAAKYHHFILEARALGAANIKAMQRTKRYALMVLLVHAQLRRAMDDAVDIFVRKMRNIKTKAEANLNQYHLDHMKRMDKLVAQLRDVLTAVQEAPTDSERGARVAAAIQSDPDELLAECEEHMAYAGNNFIPFMLQPYRPLRPLLFNCLELLDLAATSHDQSLIEAIAALKKHRHSRKECLVLSTQPVDVSWLPERWRRLVLGAGPSQLPPGMVYRKYFELGVLTQVKRELISGDLAVANSDQYSDYRDQLVDWSVYDAQIADYSAMIDIESDPAAFVAQAHSRLSETADRIDHGFPENEYAVFHGEDLVIRKHRRRAPPDGLAEIDKQLSQNLPEKNILDILVEAEKWLGLHKRFGPLSGFEGKLDDPRTRFVSTLFCYGCNLGPTQTARSITTLNRRQVSWLNLRHVTEERLEQAIVQVINAYNRYRLPRHWGTGQRAAADGTKWNLYEQNLLSEYHIRYGGYGGVGYYHVSDKYIALFSHFIPCGVYEAIYILDGLIKNDSDIQPDSLHGDTQAQSAPVFGLAYLLGINLMPRIRNLKQLVFYKPDKRQQYEHINALFSETVNWKLIETHVPDMLRVALSIKAGKIAPSTILRRLGTASLKNKLYFAFRELGRVVRTTFLLDYIGNVELRRTIHAETNKTEEFNQFVKWLFFGGEGVIAENIRHEQRKVIKYNHLVANLVILHNVESMTLTLKALKDQGHHIDHDILKGLAPYRTDHINRFGDYTLDFDRQVSPMSYNTKII
- a CDS encoding FecCD family ABC transporter permease — protein: MSAEARDALKLPLLRRTGVLMWLGCGLIVLTPWLGLQFGATDLSLQQVLAGLSGEGSTHVQRVVVDLRLPRALIGLIIGVHFAVSGWLLQLLTRNPLAEAGILGISGGASLVAVAAFVVGDWLQPGDNPYAGVPFALQYLPLLAMLGGLLAALAVYGLSLRHGGLSPMKLTLTGAVLAGMLHALTTGGLAFWGHAHTELVAQWLAGSLYGTTWAHLEALLPWTLIGLLGVLILLRPLSAMQLEDEHARSLGLHLNRWRAIALVVAALMAASAVGIVGPVGFIGLLVPHISRRLAGSGLGVQFLLCTALGAMLAVLADTLGRTVFAPYELPVGVVSAALGVPFFLYLLSRQP